From the Deinococcus hopiensis KR-140 genome, one window contains:
- the pfkB gene encoding 1-phosphofructokinase — MSVPPRVLTVTPNPALDLTVQAGGWQRGEVNAAQAAQQDAGGKGVNVAALLADWGVSVAATGLLGRDNAAPFETLFREKGVIDEFVRVPGAARVGLKIVDRTRGDTTDLNLPGLTVSARALADLQATLRAPPPGVNVVALCGSLPPGVPTTFYAEEVARLRGQGRFVALDTSGQALHAALHAAVLPQLVKPNIHELEAALGRSLTTEAEVLAAARDLIRRGAELVTVSQGERGALLVTAHEALFARPPRVTVQSTVGAGDAMVAGLISAHLDGLGLQSAARRATAFSAGSITRLGAHLPPHAELDALAAQVQVESADALTH, encoded by the coding sequence GTGAGCGTCCCCCCGCGCGTCCTGACCGTCACGCCCAACCCCGCGCTGGACCTGACCGTCCAGGCGGGCGGCTGGCAGCGGGGCGAGGTGAACGCCGCGCAGGCGGCGCAGCAGGACGCGGGCGGCAAGGGCGTGAACGTGGCGGCCCTCCTGGCCGACTGGGGCGTCTCCGTTGCCGCGACCGGGCTGCTGGGCCGCGACAACGCCGCGCCCTTCGAGACCCTGTTCCGCGAGAAGGGCGTCATCGACGAGTTCGTGCGGGTGCCCGGCGCGGCCCGTGTGGGCCTGAAGATCGTGGACCGGACGCGTGGCGACACCACGGACCTGAACCTGCCGGGCCTGACGGTCAGCGCCCGCGCGCTGGCGGACCTTCAGGCAACGCTGCGCGCGCCACCCCCCGGGGTGAACGTGGTGGCCCTGTGCGGGAGCCTGCCGCCGGGCGTGCCCACCACCTTCTACGCCGAGGAGGTGGCCCGCTTGCGTGGGCAGGGGCGCTTCGTGGCGCTGGACACCAGTGGCCAGGCCCTGCACGCCGCCCTGCACGCCGCGGTGCTGCCGCAGCTGGTCAAACCGAACATCCATGAGCTGGAGGCCGCGCTGGGCCGCTCCCTAACCACGGAAGCCGAGGTGCTGGCTGCCGCGCGGGACCTGATTCGGCGCGGCGCCGAGCTGGTCACCGTGTCGCAGGGCGAACGCGGGGCCCTGCTCGTGACCGCCCATGAGGCGCTGTTCGCGCGCCCACCGCGCGTGACCGTGCAGAGCACTGTCGGTGCCGGGGACGCGATGGTCGCCGGGCTGATCAGCGCCCACCTGGACGGCCTGGGTCTGCAGAGCGCCGCGCGGCGCGCCACGGCCTTCAGCGCGGGCAGCATCACCCGGCTGGGCGCGCACCTGCCGCCCCACGCGGAGCTGGACGCGCTGGCCGCGCAGGTGCAGGTCGAATCCGCTGACGCCCTAACTCACTGA
- the ptsP gene encoding phosphoenolpyruvate--protein phosphotransferase, whose translation MINLPRSLIRLGVQASSKQAAIEQVAALLADAGRIDPAYLGGMLAREGQANTYLGSGIAIPHGTLDTRHLIHQTGIAVLQLPQGVAWGEGGETVRLVVGIAAASDEHLDILRRLTRVLADDALVEQLSTTTDAALVQRALTGEATPEATTAPASSVGLPFSAPVTLPNPLGMHARPGTMLANLVRRLGARVRVEHAGQSADALRLMELLSLGLKRGSVLTVRADSEAALSAVTDAVRAGLGDDLSLSALATPVRREADWRPAQVGATIEGVPASDGLVIGETHVYRPAELHVTDQPGEAGAQAQALDDALNAAAAELDGLIERQTQAGHTDRAAIFRAHRELLTDEGTVQDAVNLVLDGHGAAWAYQTASGERIAQLQKLDDPTLAARAVDLGDVQRRVLRRLLGLGEDRLEGAAPAILLAPDLTPSDTARFSEGSLLGFVTAQGGPTSHTAIIARGLGLPAVVAAGNGLLDIPDGTPAILDGQAGVLYLNPSAADVQAARAQQETLRAELERARAERHRPGATRDGARVEVAANINRAAAAPGALDAGAEGVGLMRTEFLFLERDSVPDEAEQEREYRAMAEALGKRTLIIRTLDIGGDKDVPYLGLEREDNSFLGLRGIRLCFERPDLFLPQLRAIVRVAKDHPNVHVMFPMISTLEDFRRARALLDDVRAELDAPRIPLGVMIEVPSAALLAGQLAPEVDFFSVGTNDLTQYTLAMDRLHPQLARQTDAMHPAVLQLVALTVQAAEAHGKWVGVCGGAAGDEVGALILTGLGVKELSVSAPQIPAVKAALRGHDLAVLRALAQRALTQPDAASVRALARTLSALDTEVRA comes from the coding sequence ATGATCAACCTCCCCCGCTCACTGATCCGCCTTGGCGTGCAGGCCAGCAGCAAGCAGGCCGCCATCGAACAGGTCGCTGCGCTCCTGGCCGACGCGGGCCGCATCGACCCCGCCTACCTGGGCGGCATGCTCGCCCGCGAGGGTCAGGCGAACACCTACCTGGGCAGCGGCATCGCCATCCCGCACGGCACGCTTGACACCCGCCACCTCATCCACCAGACCGGCATCGCCGTGCTGCAACTCCCGCAGGGCGTCGCCTGGGGCGAGGGCGGCGAGACCGTGCGTCTCGTCGTCGGGATCGCGGCGGCCAGCGACGAACACCTCGACATCCTGCGCCGCCTGACCCGCGTGCTCGCCGACGACGCGCTCGTCGAGCAGCTCTCGACGACCACCGATGCGGCGCTGGTGCAGCGCGCCCTGACCGGCGAGGCCACCCCTGAAGCAACCACCGCGCCCGCCAGCAGCGTGGGGCTGCCTTTCAGCGCACCGGTCACGCTGCCCAACCCGCTGGGCATGCACGCCCGCCCGGGCACCATGCTCGCCAACCTCGTGCGCCGACTGGGCGCGCGCGTGCGGGTTGAGCACGCCGGGCAGAGTGCGGACGCGCTGCGCCTGATGGAACTGCTCAGCCTGGGCCTGAAACGTGGCAGTGTCCTGACGGTGCGGGCCGACAGTGAGGCTGCGCTGAGCGCCGTGACCGACGCGGTCCGCGCCGGGCTGGGCGACGACCTGAGCCTCAGCGCGCTGGCGACGCCCGTGCGCCGCGAGGCCGACTGGCGGCCCGCGCAGGTCGGGGCGACCATCGAGGGCGTCCCGGCCAGCGACGGCCTCGTCATCGGCGAGACTCACGTGTACCGCCCGGCCGAGCTGCACGTCACCGACCAGCCCGGCGAGGCGGGCGCGCAGGCGCAGGCCCTCGACGACGCGCTGAACGCCGCCGCCGCCGAACTGGACGGCCTGATTGAGCGGCAGACCCAGGCGGGACACACCGACCGGGCCGCGATCTTCCGCGCGCACCGTGAGCTCCTCACCGACGAGGGCACCGTGCAGGACGCCGTGAACCTCGTCCTCGACGGGCACGGCGCGGCCTGGGCGTACCAGACGGCCAGCGGTGAGCGCATCGCGCAGCTCCAGAAGCTCGACGATCCGACCCTCGCCGCGCGCGCCGTCGACCTGGGCGACGTGCAGCGCCGCGTGCTGCGCCGCCTGCTGGGTCTGGGCGAGGACCGCTTGGAGGGCGCGGCCCCCGCGATCCTGCTGGCCCCGGACCTGACGCCCAGCGACACCGCCCGTTTCAGCGAGGGCAGCCTGCTGGGCTTCGTGACCGCGCAGGGCGGCCCGACCAGCCACACGGCGATCATCGCGCGCGGGCTGGGCCTGCCCGCCGTAGTCGCGGCCGGGAATGGTCTGCTGGACATCCCGGACGGCACCCCGGCCATCCTGGACGGGCAGGCGGGTGTGCTGTACCTGAACCCCTCGGCGGCGGACGTGCAGGCCGCCCGCGCCCAGCAGGAGACGCTGCGGGCCGAACTGGAACGCGCCCGTGCCGAGCGGCACCGGCCCGGCGCGACCCGTGACGGCGCGCGCGTGGAGGTCGCGGCGAACATCAACCGTGCCGCCGCCGCGCCCGGCGCCCTCGACGCCGGAGCCGAGGGCGTGGGCCTGATGCGCACCGAGTTCCTGTTCCTGGAACGCGACAGCGTCCCGGATGAAGCCGAACAGGAACGCGAGTACCGCGCTATGGCCGAGGCCCTGGGTAAGCGTACCCTGATCATCCGCACGCTGGACATCGGTGGGGACAAGGACGTGCCGTACCTGGGCCTGGAACGCGAGGACAACTCCTTCCTGGGGCTACGCGGCATCCGCCTGTGCTTCGAGCGACCCGATCTGTTCCTGCCGCAACTGCGCGCTATTGTGCGCGTCGCGAAGGATCACCCGAACGTGCACGTCATGTTCCCCATGATCAGCACTCTGGAGGACTTCCGCCGCGCCCGCGCGCTGCTCGACGACGTGCGGGCCGAGTTGGACGCGCCGCGCATCCCCTTAGGCGTGATGATCGAGGTGCCCTCAGCGGCGCTGCTGGCCGGGCAGCTCGCTCCCGAGGTGGACTTCTTCAGCGTCGGCACGAACGACCTGACGCAGTACACCCTGGCGATGGACCGCCTGCACCCGCAGCTGGCCCGCCAGACCGACGCGATGCACCCCGCCGTGCTGCAACTGGTGGCGCTGACCGTGCAGGCCGCCGAGGCGCACGGCAAGTGGGTGGGCGTGTGCGGTGGGGCCGCTGGGGACGAGGTCGGCGCGTTGATCCTGACCGGGTTGGGCGTGAAGGAACTGTCGGTCAGCGCCCCGCAGATCCCGGCGGTGAAGGCCGCGCTGCGCGGGCACGACCTTGCGGTCCTACGCGCCCTGGCGCAACGCGCCCTGACGCAGCCGGACGCGGCGTCCGTGCGCGCCCTGGCCCGCACCCTAAGTGCCCTGGACACCGAGGTCCGCGCGTGA
- a CDS encoding DeoR/GlpR family DNA-binding transcription regulator → MNAPLAEDRIQRILDLLSRHGRMRTTALTEALGVSGATTRRDLDLLASRGLIRKLHGGAALASQDQQYADRQQLHQDAKTRLAQTALSLIRPGETLYLDAGTTALAVAQALKRTPQLTRTLRVVTHGIDVAYELNGECPLYVIGGELYSSTYSLTGPDALDTIRRYRYDLFLVGCTSIDPTRGLTNSNLIEAQQKTVIMTQAGRTALIADHSKWGPTGFATFATLNQVQDWVTDHASPVARCAFEEVGVRVHDNA, encoded by the coding sequence ATGAATGCCCCCCTTGCGGAGGACCGCATCCAGCGCATCCTTGACCTGCTCTCCCGTCACGGCCGGATGCGCACCACCGCCCTGACCGAAGCGCTCGGCGTCAGCGGCGCCACCACCCGCCGCGACCTCGACCTGCTCGCCAGCCGCGGCCTGATCCGCAAACTCCACGGCGGCGCGGCGCTGGCCAGCCAGGACCAGCAGTACGCTGACCGGCAGCAGCTCCATCAGGATGCCAAGACCCGCCTCGCTCAGACCGCCCTGAGCCTCATCAGGCCCGGGGAGACCCTTTACCTCGACGCGGGTACCACGGCCCTGGCCGTCGCGCAGGCCCTGAAACGCACCCCCCAGCTCACCCGTACCCTGCGCGTCGTCACACACGGCATCGACGTCGCCTACGAACTCAACGGCGAATGCCCCCTGTACGTCATCGGCGGTGAACTCTACAGCAGCACCTACAGCCTGACCGGTCCCGACGCCCTGGACACCATCCGCCGCTACCGCTACGACCTCTTCCTGGTCGGCTGCACCAGCATCGACCCCACGCGGGGCCTGACCAACAGCAACCTCATCGAGGCGCAGCAGAAGACCGTAATCATGACCCAGGCTGGCCGCACCGCCCTGATCGCCGATCACAGCAAATGGGGCCCCACGGGCTTTGCCACCTTCGCCACCCTGAACCAGGTGCAGGACTGGGTCACCGACCACGCCAGTCCCGTCGCCCGCTGCGCCTTCGAGGAAGTTGGCGTGCGCGTCCACGACAACGCCTGA
- a CDS encoding diguanylate cyclase domain-containing protein, whose product MRSERRGTPMGVLVVDLDGFKLINDSLGHAVGHAFLITARGAGRRALAR is encoded by the coding sequence ATGCGGTCGGAGCGCCGTGGAACACCAATGGGTGTGCTCGTGGTGGATCTGGATGGCTTCAAGCTGATTAACGATTCTCTGGGTCACGCGGTGGGTCATGCCTTCCTCATTACTGCTCGCGGAGCCGGAAGACGCGCTCTCGCTCGCTGA
- a CDS encoding chemotaxis protein CheB, producing the protein MPPTPVVVIGGSAGALNPLREIASGLPHDFPAAVLVVIHIPPDYPSQLPDILSRSGPLPAQHAQHGEPLLPGHIYVAPPDHHLLVGLDHLRLSRGPKENRSRPSIDVLFRSAAYAHRATVIGVLLSGMLDDGTSGLWTIKQLGGRAIVQHPEDAEFDSMPLNALRTVRVDFMVHPSSIAPTLQRLLKEPVPPQEEPSMNAEERQRLEMEIGIAGEDNAFEAGLLTHASPSTFTCPECHGVLMRLKEGNLVRFRCHTGHAYTAITLLGELRASVEASLWNAARTLDEDVMLLEHLAQHHEEAGQAEQAHAYREEAREARARGSRVRQDALRTGQLGQARLSKLTHGRDPGRQGT; encoded by the coding sequence ATGCCACCAACACCCGTCGTCGTGATCGGGGGATCTGCTGGAGCGCTCAACCCGCTACGCGAGATTGCTTCGGGTCTTCCGCATGACTTCCCCGCTGCCGTCCTGGTCGTTATTCACATCCCCCCCGATTACCCCAGCCAACTCCCTGACATCCTCAGCCGCAGTGGCCCGCTCCCAGCCCAGCATGCCCAGCATGGCGAACCCCTGCTGCCCGGCCACATCTACGTCGCGCCGCCGGACCACCACCTGCTCGTCGGGCTGGACCACCTCCGACTGTCCCGGGGACCCAAGGAAAACCGCTCACGACCCAGCATTGATGTGCTCTTCCGCTCCGCTGCCTACGCGCACCGCGCTACCGTCATAGGTGTGCTGCTCAGCGGCATGCTCGACGACGGCACGTCCGGCCTGTGGACCATCAAGCAACTGGGGGGCCGAGCGATTGTGCAGCACCCCGAGGACGCTGAATTCGACTCCATGCCCCTCAACGCACTGCGTACTGTTCGAGTGGACTTCATGGTCCATCCCTCAAGCATTGCCCCGACGTTGCAGCGCCTGCTCAAGGAACCGGTGCCGCCTCAGGAGGAGCCAAGCATGAATGCTGAAGAACGGCAGCGCCTGGAAATGGAAATCGGCATCGCCGGCGAGGACAACGCCTTCGAAGCCGGCCTGCTCACCCACGCCTCACCGTCCACGTTCACCTGTCCGGAGTGCCACGGCGTGCTGATGCGCCTCAAGGAAGGCAACCTGGTGCGCTTCCGATGCCACACCGGGCACGCCTACACCGCCATCACGCTTCTGGGTGAATTGCGGGCCTCGGTGGAAGCGAGTCTGTGGAACGCAGCGCGCACGCTCGACGAGGACGTCATGTTGCTCGAACACCTCGCCCAACACCACGAGGAAGCGGGCCAGGCGGAACAGGCACACGCGTACCGGGAAGAGGCCCGGGAAGCCAGGGCGCGCGGGAGCCGCGTCCGGCAGGACGCCCTACGAACGGGACAGCTTGGACAGGCGCGCCTGTCCAAGCTGACGCACGGCAGAGACCCGGGACGTCAGGGGACGTGA
- a CDS encoding sensor histidine kinase, translated as MTNQNDEQALPLLRERAEHALKNASSPASHLSAAPEALQHELSVHQVELELQNEELRQTVVQLREAHEKYVGLYDFAPVGYFTLDADGTIIQANLRASRLLGVEKSRLLGRRLTQFTAPDSRTTLAVLLPRLRTSEQGLVAELRLQRNDGTTFPVRLEGQAYAPQGSLVAVTDVTTEKAAQEDLLRLNETLEARVAERTTKILELSAELRTVAMAVAEDLMAPLRRVASFAELLRHNGTEDKEASLKHIELIARSAERMEQLTSGLLEYSRASHGRVRMAPLDLNRVFAEVEKDLRPHMEGRTVQLTCTPLPTVLGDSSTMQEVFLKLLDNALKFTSTRELARIHVSAQETDLAFVLRFEDNGVGFNNRYKDKLFQVFKRLHPESAFPGTGMGLAVVRRLCTRFGGRIWAEGRVDQGATILVAWPKQPTVLD; from the coding sequence ATGACCAACCAGAACGACGAACAGGCTCTCCCCCTCCTGCGAGAGCGGGCTGAGCACGCACTCAAAAATGCATCCTCTCCAGCCTCGCATCTGTCCGCGGCGCCAGAAGCACTCCAGCACGAGCTGTCGGTGCATCAGGTCGAGCTGGAGTTGCAGAACGAGGAACTGCGTCAGACGGTCGTGCAGTTGCGTGAAGCCCACGAGAAGTACGTCGGGCTGTACGACTTTGCACCCGTCGGGTATTTCACCCTGGACGCGGACGGCACCATCATTCAAGCGAACCTTCGGGCCAGCCGCCTCCTGGGCGTGGAGAAGTCCCGGTTGCTGGGCCGCCGTCTGACGCAGTTCACGGCTCCGGACTCCCGCACCACCCTGGCAGTGCTGCTGCCCCGCCTGCGGACCAGTGAGCAAGGCCTTGTCGCTGAATTGCGCCTCCAACGCAATGATGGCACCACCTTTCCCGTGCGCCTGGAGGGTCAGGCGTACGCGCCGCAAGGCAGTCTGGTTGCCGTGACGGACGTCACCACCGAAAAGGCCGCGCAAGAGGACCTGCTGCGGCTGAACGAGACGCTGGAGGCGCGCGTCGCGGAACGGACCACCAAAATCCTTGAGCTGAGCGCTGAACTCCGGACGGTGGCCATGGCCGTGGCGGAGGACCTGATGGCACCGCTTCGGCGCGTCGCCTCCTTCGCAGAACTGCTGCGCCACAACGGCACGGAAGACAAAGAAGCGTCCCTGAAGCACATCGAACTGATCGCCCGTTCCGCTGAGCGGATGGAGCAACTCACCAGTGGGTTGCTGGAGTACAGCCGGGCCAGCCACGGGCGTGTCCGGATGGCGCCGCTCGACCTGAACCGCGTCTTTGCTGAGGTCGAGAAGGACCTGCGGCCACACATGGAAGGCCGAACCGTACAGCTGACCTGCACGCCGTTGCCGACTGTGCTGGGAGACAGCAGCACGATGCAGGAGGTGTTTCTCAAGCTGCTGGACAACGCCCTGAAGTTCACCTCGACCCGTGAGCTCGCCCGAATTCACGTCAGTGCACAGGAGACCGACCTCGCCTTTGTCCTGCGTTTTGAGGATAACGGCGTGGGGTTCAACAACCGCTACAAGGACAAGCTGTTTCAGGTGTTCAAGCGCCTGCACCCGGAGTCTGCCTTTCCGGGTACGGGCATGGGTCTGGCGGTCGTTCGGCGGCTCTGTACCCGCTTTGGTGGCCGTATCTGGGCGGAGGGCCGAGTAGACCAGGGCGCCACCATTCTGGTGGCCTGGCCCAAGCAGCCCACCGTGCTCGACTGA
- a CDS encoding CheR family methyltransferase: MPDELTPPATPPTSTPPAAIVGIGGSAGALDGYERFFLGLPAGSGMAFVVVSHLSSTGESLMPDLLRRCTSLPVVEVEDGMPALADHVYIAPGGSSLAIENATLFLRDLEAAQGRTINAFFTSLAADQGERAIAVILSGMGSDGTRGLRAIKEHFGRVFVQAPETADYPAMPTSAVATGLADHVLPPDELAPRLHQLITHERLLQTEPQAVSEVDLQKILLLVRQRTGHDFSRYKAATLLRRIERRSKSLRLDTLPQYLGYLQQHPDEVDALFDDLTINVTNFFRDPEAFDRLKVHLRTTLARGGRDREAIRAWIVGCASGEEAYSVAMVLHELTQEPGWAGPVTAHVFATDIDPRSIEKARLGLYPRDIAQSVSPERLKRYFTAVEGDYQVSSLIRDMIVFARHNTFGDPPFTRLDLLCCRNMLIYLNADLQKQILSVFHYALMPGGLLFLGASETLGLSDERFDFLDTRWKLYRRMSGAAGPLPVETAFSSTPRVPLPGLQRHDKQRGRAITLSQQIQRLLLAQYAPACVVVNAQGSILYVNGRTSRYLELPSGTVGTTNVLDMTRDGLRFELSSTMRRVLHEGHAITLRNVQAGAGQAPYLLDVTVEPISAPDVQGEKPALLIVFQERPLDETAEMSPQEVNQVQALTGELRHLRETLQSTVEENAVSTEELRTTNEEYQTTIEELKSTNEELMTSKEELQSVNEELITTSAEHQGIIHDLAQANDDMKNLLESAGIATLYLGNDLRIRRFTSQISQVMNLIPTDVGRQVGDISVKLQDTNFERDVRHVLNTLMPLEMQVRATDDHWYLMRINPYRTSDNFIDGVVIAFTNIDAVKSLEARLDHSEVYSEALLNSILAPMVVFDDDLRVVTANRALYNLLRVSPEQARGQRLYGLGSHQLDQWELREKLNSMVLTDTPLTQYIIDLDVPGVGVQKTKVEAWPVLDSDGGKAMHLMVLEDLTAVFHKVADEGETFTGDPKDPA, encoded by the coding sequence ATGCCAGATGAACTGACGCCGCCCGCAACCCCGCCCACCTCCACCCCGCCTGCAGCCATCGTGGGAATTGGGGGCTCCGCAGGCGCGCTTGACGGCTACGAGCGGTTCTTTCTGGGGTTACCGGCCGGGAGTGGCATGGCCTTCGTGGTGGTTTCGCACCTGAGTTCAACTGGTGAAAGCCTGATGCCGGACCTGCTGCGCCGCTGCACCTCCTTGCCTGTGGTGGAGGTCGAGGACGGCATGCCTGCCCTCGCCGATCACGTGTACATCGCTCCCGGAGGGTCCAGCCTCGCCATCGAGAACGCCACTCTCTTCCTGCGTGACCTGGAAGCCGCCCAGGGGCGCACCATCAACGCCTTTTTCACCAGTCTCGCCGCCGACCAGGGGGAGCGGGCCATCGCGGTGATCCTGTCGGGCATGGGAAGCGACGGCACGCGCGGCCTGCGCGCCATCAAGGAGCATTTCGGCCGGGTGTTCGTGCAGGCCCCGGAAACGGCCGATTATCCGGCGATGCCCACAAGCGCTGTCGCCACTGGGCTGGCCGATCACGTCCTGCCGCCCGACGAACTCGCGCCACGCCTTCACCAGCTCATCACGCACGAACGCCTGCTGCAAACTGAACCGCAAGCAGTCTCTGAAGTGGACCTTCAGAAAATCCTGCTCCTGGTCAGACAGCGCACGGGGCATGATTTTAGCCGGTACAAGGCGGCCACCCTGCTGCGCCGCATCGAGCGGCGCAGCAAGAGTCTGCGGCTGGACACCCTGCCGCAGTACCTCGGGTACCTCCAGCAGCATCCGGATGAAGTGGACGCCCTGTTCGACGACCTGACCATCAACGTGACCAACTTCTTCCGGGATCCTGAAGCCTTCGACCGGCTCAAGGTCCACCTGCGAACGACACTCGCCCGTGGGGGCCGGGACAGGGAGGCCATTCGCGCCTGGATTGTAGGATGTGCCAGCGGAGAGGAAGCGTACAGCGTCGCCATGGTGCTGCACGAATTGACGCAGGAACCCGGTTGGGCAGGCCCGGTCACGGCGCACGTGTTCGCGACGGACATCGACCCACGCTCCATCGAGAAGGCCCGGTTGGGCCTGTACCCGCGTGACATTGCGCAGAGTGTCAGCCCAGAGCGGCTCAAGAGGTACTTCACCGCGGTGGAGGGGGACTACCAGGTCAGCAGCCTGATCCGGGACATGATCGTATTTGCCCGGCACAACACTTTTGGTGATCCGCCGTTCACGCGGTTGGACCTGCTGTGCTGCCGCAACATGCTGATCTACCTGAACGCGGACTTGCAAAAGCAGATCCTCTCGGTGTTTCACTACGCCCTGATGCCGGGCGGCCTCCTGTTCCTGGGAGCCAGCGAGACGCTCGGGCTCTCTGACGAGCGGTTCGATTTTCTGGACACGCGCTGGAAGCTGTACCGGCGCATGTCGGGGGCTGCCGGCCCGCTCCCAGTCGAGACGGCCTTTAGCAGTACGCCGCGTGTTCCGCTTCCGGGCCTCCAGCGGCATGACAAGCAGCGGGGACGCGCCATCACCCTGTCACAGCAGATTCAGCGCCTCTTGCTCGCTCAGTACGCTCCCGCGTGCGTTGTGGTGAATGCACAGGGGAGCATCCTGTATGTGAACGGGCGGACGAGCCGTTACCTGGAATTGCCCTCCGGCACGGTCGGCACGACCAACGTCCTCGACATGACCCGTGACGGGCTCCGCTTTGAGCTCTCGTCCACCATGCGCCGCGTTCTGCACGAAGGGCACGCCATCACTTTACGCAACGTGCAGGCGGGCGCAGGGCAGGCACCCTACCTGCTGGACGTGACGGTAGAGCCCATCTCCGCGCCCGACGTCCAGGGAGAGAAACCAGCGCTGCTGATCGTGTTTCAGGAACGTCCCCTGGACGAAACGGCCGAAATGTCTCCCCAGGAGGTGAACCAGGTCCAGGCCCTCACGGGGGAACTGCGTCACCTGCGTGAGACGTTGCAGTCGACGGTAGAGGAGAACGCCGTCTCCACCGAGGAACTGCGGACCACCAACGAGGAGTACCAGACGACCATCGAGGAACTCAAGAGCACCAACGAGGAACTGATGACCTCCAAGGAGGAGTTGCAGTCGGTCAACGAGGAGCTCATCACCACGAGCGCGGAGCATCAGGGCATCATTCACGACCTCGCGCAGGCGAACGACGATATGAAGAACCTGCTGGAAAGTGCGGGGATCGCCACGCTGTACCTCGGCAATGACTTACGCATCCGGCGCTTTACGTCCCAGATCAGCCAGGTTATGAATCTGATCCCGACGGATGTCGGACGGCAGGTCGGGGACATCAGCGTCAAGCTCCAGGACACGAATTTCGAACGTGACGTGCGGCACGTCCTGAACACGCTTATGCCCCTCGAAATGCAGGTGCGCGCCACGGACGATCACTGGTACCTGATGCGCATCAACCCGTACCGCACCTCCGACAATTTCATTGATGGGGTGGTCATCGCCTTTACCAACATTGACGCCGTGAAGTCGCTGGAAGCGAGGCTCGACCACTCCGAGGTGTACTCGGAAGCGCTGCTCAACAGCATCCTCGCGCCCATGGTGGTGTTTGACGATGACCTGCGGGTGGTGACGGCCAACCGGGCGCTGTACAACCTGCTGCGCGTTTCCCCGGAACAGGCCCGGGGGCAGCGGCTGTACGGCCTGGGCAGCCATCAGCTGGACCAGTGGGAGTTGCGCGAGAAGTTAAACAGCATGGTGCTGACGGATACGCCGCTGACCCAGTACATCATTGATCTGGATGTTCCCGGGGTGGGGGTGCAGAAGACGAAGGTGGAGGCGTGGCCGGTTCTGGATTCAGATGGAGGGAAGGCCATGCACCTGATGGTGTTGGAGGACCTCACGGCGGTCTTCCACAAGGTCGCGGACGAGGGAGAAACCTTTACAGGTGACCCGAAGGACCCGGCATAG
- a CDS encoding IS630 transposase-related protein, whose amino-acid sequence MKKRVGARRYSVDLREQIVAAALKEKDHQQVARTFSVDVRTIALYLKKHEVGTLTHVKRPTGRRPRVHSEHEQVLQQLEEDLDATLEEHARKLEAVTGLKINYRTVDRVFRRHGVTFKKNAGRVRTEGGTASAVPERPEAVPADPCPSGLS is encoded by the coding sequence ATGAAGAAGCGGGTCGGGGCACGCAGATACAGTGTCGATCTTCGAGAACAGATTGTCGCAGCGGCGCTGAAGGAGAAGGACCATCAGCAGGTGGCCAGAACCTTCAGCGTGGATGTACGAACCATTGCGTTGTATCTGAAGAAACACGAGGTAGGCACCTTGACGCACGTCAAGCGCCCGACTGGGCGTCGCCCACGGGTGCACAGCGAGCATGAGCAAGTCCTCCAGCAACTGGAGGAGGACTTGGACGCCACCCTCGAAGAACATGCCCGCAAGTTGGAAGCTGTGACAGGACTGAAGATCAATTATCGAACGGTGGACCGAGTCTTCCGTCGGCATGGCGTCACCTTCAAAAAAAACGCGGGTCGCGTGCGCACAGAAGGAGGAACTGCGTCAGCAGTTCCTGAACGACCTGAAGCCGTACCTGCAGACCCCTGCCCGTCTGGTCTTTCTTGA
- a CDS encoding transposase, which translates to MGTEPNLVCALQGSGPFAPLILDGAVNGVSFEWYVREILCPALTPGQVVVLDNLSAHHRAPIRTHIEARGCMVLFLPPYSPDFNPTQGLFSKVKALVRAREWRDRTALLQGIWDALNAVSLRDVFGWFTHAFPDIS; encoded by the coding sequence CTGGGGACGGAACCAAACCTCGTATGCGCGCTGCAGGGGAGTGGTCCCTTTGCGCCCCTGATCCTGGACGGTGCTGTCAACGGCGTGAGTTTCGAGTGGTACGTCCGAGAAATCCTGTGCCCAGCTTTGACCCCAGGACAGGTCGTCGTACTTGACAATCTCTCGGCACATCACCGTGCACCCATTCGGACGCACATCGAAGCCCGCGGCTGTATGGTCCTGTTCCTGCCTCCTTACAGCCCTGACTTCAACCCGACCCAAGGTCTGTTCTCTAAAGTCAAAGCCCTCGTCCGTGCCCGTGAGTGGCGAGACCGGACCGCTCTGCTTCAGGGCATTTGGGACGCTCTGAACGCCGTTTCGCTACGAGACGTTTTTGGCTGGTTCACGCACGCCTTCCCCGACATCTCCTGA